A stretch of the Cheilinus undulatus linkage group 11, ASM1832078v1, whole genome shotgun sequence genome encodes the following:
- the szrd1 gene encoding SUZ domain-containing protein 1: MDEVSESWEEAADSGEMEKRLEEKLRISQRERESSNNSPRTPLKTTMVIQDDSLPAAPPPQIRILKRPASNGSLGSALNQNRPTPQVKSLAQREAEYAEARKRILGSACPEETPQDKPNTDRPGRNNSSLPSEDTRSNNHTVGQPVGPDGTQGFRQHR, translated from the exons ATGGATGAGGTCTCCGAAAGTTGGGAGGAAGCTGCTGACAGTGGG GAAATGGAAAAACGGTTAGAAGAGAAACTAAGGATCAGCCAAAGAGAAAG GGAGTCTAGTAATAATTCTCCACGAACTCCATTGAAGACAACCATGGTGATACAGGATGACTCTCTACCAGCAGCTCCCCCACCTCAGATACGCATTTTAAAGCGGCCTGCGAGTAACGGGTCATTGGGATCCGCCTTGAATCAGAACAGGCCCACACCACAGGTGAAGTCTCTGGCCCAGCGTGAGGCAGAGTACGCCGAGGCCAGGAAGAGAATACTGGGCAGCGCCTGCCCAGAGGAGACGCCTCAGGACAAACCAAACACTGACAG GCCAGGCCGCAATAACTCTTCACTGCCTTCAGAGGACACCAGATCAAACAATCACACTGTCGGGCAGCCAGTCGGCCCAGACGGCACCCAAGGGTTCCGACAGCACAGATAA
- the smim1 gene encoding small integral membrane protein 1: protein MDSNGTSSVQFDRWNEDNINMNVEASQSTMMRIYNRVCTGNTGKVVKIVGALAALVLIYIIGYVTGYHVHKC from the exons ATGGACTCCAACGGTACCAGCAGCGTTCAGTTTGATCGCTGGAATGAGGACAACATCAACATGAATGTGGAGGCGTCACAGTCGACCATGATGAG GATCTACAACAGAGTGTGCACTGGCAACACTGGGAAAGTCGTGAAGATAGTGGGAGCTTTGGCTGCCCTGGTGCTCATTTACATCATAGGATACGTGACAGGATACCATGTCCACAAATGCTGA